GAATTTAATAGACTCGCTCTTGGGCCTAACATGGTATTGGATGCAATTGTTTTCTGATCATTGGAAAACATCGCCATTTCAAAATCTGATACATAATCCATATAATTCATAAACATTGCTCCATTCGCAGACGTCGTACAGGTATACTGGTTATCTGGAAAAGAAGGAAAATCCTCTGTAAAATAAGGTCCGTTTGTAGCTGGTGTATCAGCACATCCATCATCGTTATCAGGTGTCCCGCAAGCACTGTCATCTTCACCCCATGGATGCAGTAGTCCAAAATAATGTCCGATTTCATGAGTAGCTGTTCTACCACCGTTATAAGGTGCTTCAGCGGTTCCTGTAGTTCCAAAGTACTTATATCCTATGGCAAGCCCATCAAGCGGTTGACCGGCTGCATCTGGTAAATATGCCCACCCAAGATAAGGGTTCGCCATATCTCCTACCCAAATATTCAGGTACTTTGTAGGGTCCCAGGCTAAAAGTCCTGCTGCCTTATAATAGTTATTACCGAAATTAAAATTTGAAGCAACAGACTTTCTTTCAATACCATTTGTAGCTGCTCCAGTTGGGGTTTTTGTTGCCATACAGAATGCCAGTTCCATATCTGCAGCAAAAGGTTTGAAAGCAGCCGGAACTACTGAGTTAAAGTCAGCATTCATTTTTCTGAAGTCGTTGTTAAGTACAGCAATTTGAGATGCAATCTGTTCAGCAGTAATATTCTGAGTTTCATTTTTATACAGAACATGCACTACAACTGGAATGGTAATAACTGTCTGCCCGTTCTTTCCTACTGTTGTATTTTTACTTGTAAGATAATTTCTCAAATCGGCTTTCTTTGCCAAAGCTTCTGGATTTTGAGCGAAAAATTCCTTCATTTTAGCACTAGTCGCACACGTTCTCTGAGCGTATATGTTAGCCATTAAAATACTGACTGACAAGAGTAAAAGTTTTTTCATGTAATTTAAAATATAATCAACAAATATACACTTTTAACAAAAAAGCAACAATAAAATATTGATGTAACAAGTAAAAATATAAACTTACCTTTTAATAATAGATTAATAAAATATATTTTATTCTTGGCTTTTATATCATTCCGACTTATCAATAATTATTCTCTTAGCTATGCTTTATGGTATAGCCTCTTATGATCCTAAGGCTCTACAGCAAGCAGATAAACAGAACATTGCTCTCCATCCTGAACCAATATCTTACTACCTTCAATTTTCACTTCCTGTTTATAGCTTCCATATCCCCCTCCCATTTTGAACGCCTGTATAACTTCAATAATAAGGCGCGATCTCTGTAGATACAATACTCCATAAATGGTGGAAGTAGATTGTTTTGCCAGCAGCTGCTTTGCTTTCACCTCATTCTCAGCATAAAATTTTTCCACGGTGCCATTTCCATTAAAAACAAGATAATCTTCATAATGTTTAGTATCTGAACCCCGGCTTATCTCAAGCTTGGGAGGGATAATATTAAATTTGCCTTTTGTTATATAAGTTCCTTCCATAATATACAGTTTATCAAAATAGATCCCTGGAAAATTTATGGTTATGAAATTTTCTACCTTTTTTAAAAGCTTGTTATGAATATGTTCCGACGATTGACAGGAAAAAAGAGAAAAGAAGGTAAGAAACACAATGACAATTTTCTGTTTTATCATGATATTAATAGTCTTTAGATTTAACGTATGTTTTGATGTATCCCTTTGTCTGGGGCGAAGGAAGAACCTCCCCTATTATAGTATCATTCTTTATAGATAACTTTTCCCGGGACAGAAACTTTCCGGCCTGTACATGTTTCAACTTCCATCTCATTTCTGATTTTTCATTATTGATACAGTAAGCTCCTTCCAATGCATCTTTGCCCGATTTTTTATTCAATTCAACCACCCGGCCGTTTTTGTAAAATTTCAATCCCTTTTTCAGAGACTTTACCCCAACTGTATCTGATCTGGAGTTGAGCCAGTAAGATTTTCCATCTATTGCGATCAGGTGATAAACAGCAGAAGTGTCTATCAGCTTATAGGTAGAGCTGTCATTGCATAAAATGGTTTTCCGTTGCCCTCTTGCTGTACAGCTGATGCAGATCATAATCATCAACACGATATTCCGTAAAATATTTTCTGTCATATGAAAGGATTTTATTCATATTAAATATACAAAAAACCTCTGACTATCAACACGATTGCAACATCCCGACTGAATTAATTCACTATCATATAAAAATTAACCAAAGTTTAATCTAATCCATAGGGATTGAAACTTAACGATTTATTATTTTTGATAAAATATACACATTCAGAATGTCAGTACACTTTAATCCACGAGATATTACATGGCTTGCCTTTAATGAAAGGGTTTTACAGGAAGCCATGGACGAAAAGGTCCCTTTACATTTAAGAATACGTTTCCTCGGAATCTTTTCCAACAACCTGGATGAATTCTTCAGAGTGCGTGTTGCCGGATTAAAGCGGGCCATGGATTTCAAGGAAAAAGTGATTGCCGAATCATTTTACCAACCGCCGTCCAAAATTTTACAGCGGATCAATGACATTGTCATCAGCCAGCAGCAGAATTTTGACAAAACCTGGAAAAATATCCAGTCTGAAATGGCTGAACATAAAGTATATATCAAAAACGCCAAAAACCTGACAGCTAAACAAAAAGAATTCGTCAGAACCTACTTTGATGAAGTTGTGGAATCCAATGTGATCCCGATTCTTCTTCATGAAAATACACCTATGCCCTATTTAAGAGATAAAAGTCTCTATCTGGGGGTTGCCATGAGAAAAAAAGACTGGCAGTATTCCAGTAATTATGCTATTATTGAGATTCCTTCCCGATTTGTAGGACGATTTGTGCTGTTACCTACAGAAGATCCGGAAGAAAAAAATGTCATGCTGCTTGAAGATGTGATTACCTTCAACCTTCCGCATATTTTCTCCTATTTCGGGTATGATGAATTTTCTGCCAACGCTTTTAAAGTGACAAAAGATGCCGAACTGGATCTGGATAATGACATCCGCACCAATTTTGCAGAAAAAATAGAAAAAGGACTGAAAAACAGAAGAAAAGGAAAGCCTACCCGTTTTGTCTTTGATAAAGATATGGATAAAGCTCTGCTTGAACTTCTGATCAGAAAACTGAGCCTTTCCAAAAAAGACAGCATTATTCCGGGGGGAAAAATTCACAATTTCAAACATTTTATGGATTTTCCTGATGTCTTTGAAAAGTATGAAAAACCGGAAGAAAGAACTTCATTTACCCATCAGGCCTTTGAACATGGCGAAAGGGTGACAGACGTCATTTTAAAACAAGATGTACTTCTTTCCTTTCCTTACCATAAATACAACCCGGTAATTGATCTCCTCCGTGAAGCTGCCATGGACCCAGACGTAAAATCCATACAAATTACCGCTTACCGTATGGCCAGCAGCTCCAAAATCATCAATGCGCTGATCTACGCAGCAAGAAACGGCAAAGAAGTAACGGTAATGCTGGAACTACAGGCAAGGTTCGATGAAGAATCTAATCTGGAATGGAAAAGCATGCTGGAACCGGAAGGAATAACCGTTCTGGTAGGTCTTCCGAATAAAAAAGTACATGCCAAGCTTTGTGTCATCAAGAAAAGAGCCCACAACAAAACCATCCAGTATGGCTTTATAAGCACCGGAAACTTCAACGAAAAAACAGCAAGGATTTATGGTGATCATTTATTATTGACCTCCGACCGTGGTATCATGGCAGATATCAACAAAGTTTTCAATGTTCTGAAAAAACCAAAAGAAGATTATCTTCCTGTCCTGAAAACCTGCAAAAGTTTATTGGTCTGTCCTCAATTTATGAGGGAAAAAATCATTCATCATATAGACAAAGAGATTGAAGAAGCCAAAGCCGGAAGACGTACCGAAATTATCGTTAAAGCCAACTCGGTTAGCGACCGTTTTTTAATTGAAAAACTCTACGATGCCGCAAAAGCAGGTGTTGTGGTTAGAATGATCGTAAGAGGAATCTATTGTGCTGTTAATCAAAAAGATTTTAAAGAAAAAATAAAAGCGATCAGCATCGTAGACGAATATCTTGAACACGCCAGAGTCATGTATTTCTATAATAAAGGAATGGAAGATATATACATCTCCTCTGCCGACTGGATGACCAGAAACCTCGACTACAGGATAGAAGCCGCTGCAAAGATCACAGACAAAGGTCTGAAGAAGGAATTAAAAGATATTCTGGACATTCAGTTGAGAGATAACGTAAAAGCTCGTATTTTAGACAAAAAATTGAGCAACGAGTATGTAAGGAATGATAAGAAAGAATGCCGTTCTCAAATAGAAACCTATAAATATTTAAAAGCTAAAACAAGCAAAAAATGAAGATCGCCGCGATAGACATAGGAAGTAACGCCGCAAGACTTTTGATCAATGAAGTAAAGATCAACAATAAAAAACCTGAATTTATAAAATTAAACCTCCTGAGAATCCCTCTAAGGCTGGGAATGGATGTTTTCACTTTAGGAAAAATAGGAAGTGAAAGAGAAAAAATGGTCATCGATTCTATGAAGATTTTCAGCGACCTGATGAAAATCTATAAAGTAGACCATTACAGAGCCTGTGCTACCAGCGCCATGCGCGATGCCTCCAACGGCAACGAAATTATCAAGCAGGTGAAAGAAACTTCAGGCATCAATATAGAAATCATTTCCGGAGACGAAGAAGCCACCCTGATCTACGAAAATCATGTAGCAGAAGGGCTTGACAAAGAATTCGCCTATCTTTACATTGATGTTGGAGGAGGTTCTACAGAGCTCACTTTTTATGAAAACGGTAAAATGATCTATGAAAGATCCTTCAATATAGGAACAATCCGCCTTCTCAACAATCTGGTTACTGCTGATAACTGGACGGAAATGAAAGAAGCAATCAAAGAAAATATTACCAGTAAAAAGCCCATTGTAGCCATCGGTTCGGGAGGAAACATCAATAAAGTTTTCTCCATGAGTAAAACCAAAGACGGTAAGCCAATGTCTCTTTCTCATCTTAAAAAAACCTACAAAGAGCTTAATGAACTTTCTGTAGAAGAAAGAATGACCAAGTACAACCTCAGAGAAGACCGGGCAGATGTTCTCGTTCATGCATTAAGAATCTTCAATAATGTAATGTCATGGGCAGATATCAGCAGGATTTTTGTTCCTAAAATTTCAGTAGCAGACGGACTTATTCACAATATCTACAGTCAGCTGCACGATAAAAAATAATTTTCACCCATACCATTATATTGAAAACCAGTCTTGTTTCGGCTGGTTTTTATTTTTGTTATCAGTAAAAAAATCTGCCAATCTGTGAAAGAAAAAATACACAATCATCAGTGAAATTTGTGAGATCTGCGGGAAAATTAATACTAAAAATTCGCGCATCCATAGCAGCGCTTCCTTTTTAATATTTTTTATGCTACAAAACAATCATATTCAGTGAAACATATTTAAAAGAGTATAATTTTTGATATTCTTTAAAGTAAAAACAGATTGTAAAACGTCAACATAATATCAACAGCTAGAAATGAACCCAATCAAAATAATTATCACAGGTGTTACAGGAATGGTAGGAG
This region of Chryseobacterium vaccae genomic DNA includes:
- a CDS encoding Ppx/GppA phosphatase family protein, with product MKIAAIDIGSNAARLLINEVKINNKKPEFIKLNLLRIPLRLGMDVFTLGKIGSEREKMVIDSMKIFSDLMKIYKVDHYRACATSAMRDASNGNEIIKQVKETSGINIEIISGDEEATLIYENHVAEGLDKEFAYLYIDVGGGSTELTFYENGKMIYERSFNIGTIRLLNNLVTADNWTEMKEAIKENITSKKPIVAIGSGGNINKVFSMSKTKDGKPMSLSHLKKTYKELNELSVEERMTKYNLREDRADVLVHALRIFNNVMSWADISRIFVPKISVADGLIHNIYSQLHDKK
- the ppk1 gene encoding polyphosphate kinase 1, which gives rise to MSVHFNPRDITWLAFNERVLQEAMDEKVPLHLRIRFLGIFSNNLDEFFRVRVAGLKRAMDFKEKVIAESFYQPPSKILQRINDIVISQQQNFDKTWKNIQSEMAEHKVYIKNAKNLTAKQKEFVRTYFDEVVESNVIPILLHENTPMPYLRDKSLYLGVAMRKKDWQYSSNYAIIEIPSRFVGRFVLLPTEDPEEKNVMLLEDVITFNLPHIFSYFGYDEFSANAFKVTKDAELDLDNDIRTNFAEKIEKGLKNRRKGKPTRFVFDKDMDKALLELLIRKLSLSKKDSIIPGGKIHNFKHFMDFPDVFEKYEKPEERTSFTHQAFEHGERVTDVILKQDVLLSFPYHKYNPVIDLLREAAMDPDVKSIQITAYRMASSSKIINALIYAARNGKEVTVMLELQARFDEESNLEWKSMLEPEGITVLVGLPNKKVHAKLCVIKKRAHNKTIQYGFISTGNFNEKTARIYGDHLLLTSDRGIMADINKVFNVLKKPKEDYLPVLKTCKSLLVCPQFMREKIIHHIDKEIEEAKAGRRTEIIVKANSVSDRFLIEKLYDAAKAGVVVRMIVRGIYCAVNQKDFKEKIKAISIVDEYLEHARVMYFYNKGMEDIYISSADWMTRNLDYRIEAAAKITDKGLKKELKDILDIQLRDNVKARILDKKLSNEYVRNDKKECRSQIETYKYLKAKTSKK
- a CDS encoding T9SS type A sorting domain-containing protein, with amino-acid sequence MKKLLLLSVSILMANIYAQRTCATSAKMKEFFAQNPEALAKKADLRNYLTSKNTTVGKNGQTVITIPVVVHVLYKNETQNITAEQIASQIAVLNNDFRKMNADFNSVVPAAFKPFAADMELAFCMATKTPTGAATNGIERKSVASNFNFGNNYYKAAGLLAWDPTKYLNIWVGDMANPYLGWAYLPDAAGQPLDGLAIGYKYFGTTGTAEAPYNGGRTATHEIGHYFGLLHPWGEDDSACGTPDNDDGCADTPATNGPYFTEDFPSFPDNQYTCTTSANGAMFMNYMDYVSDFEMAMFSNDQKTIASNTMLGPRASLLNSNACSFLSVNDVEKANSINLFPNPTTQYISIASPLAPINEVEIFNAEGRLVKKAFIKNETDKIDVKDFVNGVYYVRTYNNKDFVKSMKFIKK